A DNA window from Anaerocolumna sp. AGMB13020 contains the following coding sequences:
- a CDS encoding AMP-binding protein, which translates to MYITRTLAEVMEDKCLRYNEREALVFPAREVTYTFSDLHRLTNQYAKGLLSLGVKKGDHLAVLSLNSPEWVILELAAAKIGAVLVCLNTASTKSELLFALKQSESSLFFLTKGFKGVSFIESLMEICPELKEALPGKLFSENLPCLKTVVVLDDTVLPGTYLLSEMLEFGKGIEDDLLLKAQSKVKTHDPLNIFYTSGTTGNSKGVVLSHFVTVNNAIVSGERMEYDEDDRVLLSLPLFHVIGFVLSTLAGFFYGASIVMLERFETKKVLSVISEHSCTVFNGVPSMFQFLLNNDLSQYDLTSLSKGFIAGACCSRELMLKIIEELGIDTIANLYGQTEAIGITQMAAEDDLENRLQTIGKPLPGVNIRIADITTGKDVKPGEQGELLVKSMYIMNGYFHNPEVTDKTIDKGGWLHTGDLVSRNPEGYITIEGRIKDIIIRGGENISPAEIEGVLKRSPKIFDAAVVSVPDKLLGEEICAFIVTADGCTMEPEEVKAFAAQNMAKFKVPKYVKFIAALPATSSGKVKKAVLREQIKKEFEEIYQEAAVARV; encoded by the coding sequence ATGTATATTACAAGGACTTTAGCGGAAGTAATGGAGGATAAATGTCTTCGATATAACGAAAGAGAAGCGTTGGTATTTCCAGCAAGGGAAGTAACTTATACATTTTCAGATTTACATAGGCTTACCAATCAGTATGCAAAAGGTCTGTTGTCATTGGGTGTAAAAAAAGGTGATCACCTGGCGGTGCTTTCATTAAATTCGCCGGAATGGGTAATCCTTGAATTGGCTGCCGCTAAAATTGGGGCTGTCTTAGTATGCTTAAATACAGCCAGCACGAAATCAGAGCTTCTTTTTGCACTTAAGCAATCAGAAAGCTCGCTTTTTTTTCTAACCAAGGGTTTCAAAGGGGTAAGCTTTATAGAAAGCTTAATGGAAATATGTCCTGAGCTGAAAGAAGCTCTACCCGGTAAGCTGTTCAGTGAGAATCTGCCCTGCCTTAAGACAGTGGTAGTGCTGGATGATACGGTGCTGCCGGGTACATATCTGCTGTCCGAAATGCTTGAGTTTGGCAAGGGAATAGAGGATGATTTATTGCTGAAAGCGCAGAGCAAGGTAAAGACCCATGACCCCCTTAATATATTTTATACCTCTGGAACCACAGGTAATTCCAAGGGTGTGGTACTCAGCCACTTTGTAACCGTTAATAATGCCATAGTCTCCGGGGAGAGGATGGAATATGATGAGGATGACAGGGTTTTGCTCAGCCTGCCCTTGTTTCATGTAATTGGTTTTGTGTTAAGTACACTTGCAGGTTTCTTTTATGGCGCGTCCATTGTTATGCTGGAACGGTTTGAAACCAAAAAGGTGTTAAGTGTAATATCGGAGCATAGCTGTACGGTCTTCAACGGAGTCCCCTCCATGTTCCAGTTCCTGCTAAACAATGACTTAAGCCAGTATGATCTCACAAGTCTTTCAAAGGGCTTTATTGCAGGTGCCTGCTGTAGCAGGGAGCTGATGCTGAAGATCATTGAGGAACTTGGAATTGATACCATCGCCAATCTCTATGGTCAGACAGAAGCTATTGGGATTACACAGATGGCAGCAGAAGATGATTTGGAGAACAGACTTCAAACCATTGGAAAGCCCCTGCCAGGTGTGAATATTAGAATAGCTGATATTACAACCGGAAAAGATGTTAAACCGGGGGAACAGGGAGAGCTACTGGTAAAATCAATGTATATCATGAATGGTTATTTTCATAATCCGGAAGTTACCGATAAAACCATTGATAAAGGAGGCTGGCTGCATACAGGAGATCTTGTGAGTAGGAACCCGGAAGGTTACATCACCATTGAAGGACGCATCAAGGACATTATTATCCGGGGAGGTGAGAATATTTCTCCGGCTGAGATCGAAGGTGTCTTAAAGCGTTCTCCGAAGATATTCGATGCAGCAGTGGTATCTGTTCCGGATAAACTGCTGGGAGAAGAAATCTGTGCCTTTATCGTTACTGCAGACGGGTGCACTATGGAGCCTGAGGAAGTAAAGGCCTTTGCTGCACAGAATATGGCTAAGTTTAAGGTGCCCAAATATGTAAAGTTCATTGCGGCACTGCCAGCCACCTCCAGCGGAAAGGTGAAAAAAGCAGTTTTAAGAGAGCAGATAAAAAAGGAATTTGAGGAAATCTATCAGGAGGCAGCAGTTGCC